In Ciconia boyciana chromosome 3, ASM3463844v1, whole genome shotgun sequence, a genomic segment contains:
- the POLR3F gene encoding DNA-directed RNA polymerase III subunit RPC6 isoform X2 has translation MAEVKVKPEVPDPMDIENRIIELCHQFPHGITDQVIQNDMPHMEAQQRAMAINRLLSMGQLDLLRSNAGLLYRIKESQNASKMKGSDNQEKLVYQIIEDAGNKGIWSRDIRYKSNLPLTEINKILKNLESKKLIKAVKSVAASKKKVYMLYNLQPDRSVTGGAWYSDQDFESEFVEVLNQQCFKFLQSKAEAARDSKQNPMIQRNSSFASSHEVELSMEDIETILNTLIYDGKVEMTIIAAKEGTVGSVDGQMKLYRAVSPLIQPTGLVRTPCGLCPVFDDCHEGGEISPSNCIYMTEWLEF, from the exons ATGGCGGAGGTGAAGGTGAAGCCGGAGGTCCCCGACCCCATGGATATAGAGAACAG GATTATTGAGCTGTGTCATCAGTTCCCTCATGGTATCACAGACCAGGTGATTCAAAATGATATGCCTCACATGGAAGCCCAGCAGCGAGCCATGGCAATCAACAGGCTGCTCTCGATG GGGCAACTGGACCTTCTCAGGAGCAATGCAGGTCTCCTATATAGAATCAAAGAGTCTCAAAATGCAAG taaaatgaaaGGCTCTGACAATCAAGAGAAACTGGTTTACCAAATTATAGAAGATGCAGGCAACAAAG gtaTTTGGAGCAGAGACATTAGATACAAAAGTAATTTGCCTTTAACGGAGATCAACAAGATACTGAAAAACTTGGAAAGCAAGAAACTAATTAAAGCAGTTAAATCTGTGGCA GCATCCAAGAAGAAGGTGTATATGCTATATAACCTGCAGCCTGACCGGTCAGTGACTGGTGGGGCTTGGTACAGTGACCAAGACTTTGAGTCTGAATTTGTGGAGGTGTTAAATCaacaatgttttaaatttctacAGAGTAAG gCAGAAGCAGCTCGAGACAGCAAACAGAACCCCATGATACAGAGGAACAGCTCATTTGCCTCCTCCCATGAG GTAGAGTTGTCAATGGAAGATATTGAAACCATTTTAAATACACTAATATATGATGGAAAAGTGGAGATGACTATTATTGCTGCAAAGGAAGGGACGGTAGGCAGTGTGGATGGACAGATGAAGTTGTACAGAGCCGTTAGTCCTCTCATACAACCCACTGGATTAGTCAGGACACCCTGTGGACTCTGCCCC GTTTTTGATGATTGCCATGAAGGTGGTGAGATTTCTCCATCAAACTGTATTTATATGACAGAGTGGCTGGAGTTTTGA
- the POLR3F gene encoding DNA-directed RNA polymerase III subunit RPC6 isoform X1 — protein MAEVKVKPEVPDPMDIENRIIELCHQFPHGITDQVIQNDMPHMEAQQRAMAINRLLSMGQLDLLRSNAGLLYRIKESQNASKMKGSDNQEKLVYQIIEDAGNKGIWSRDIRYKSNLPLTEINKILKNLESKKLIKAVKSVAASKKKVYMLYNLQPDRSVTGGAWYSDQDFESEFVEVLNQQCFKFLQSKAEAARDSKQNPMIQRNSSFASSHEVWKYICELGISKVELSMEDIETILNTLIYDGKVEMTIIAAKEGTVGSVDGQMKLYRAVSPLIQPTGLVRTPCGLCPVFDDCHEGGEISPSNCIYMTEWLEF, from the exons ATGGCGGAGGTGAAGGTGAAGCCGGAGGTCCCCGACCCCATGGATATAGAGAACAG GATTATTGAGCTGTGTCATCAGTTCCCTCATGGTATCACAGACCAGGTGATTCAAAATGATATGCCTCACATGGAAGCCCAGCAGCGAGCCATGGCAATCAACAGGCTGCTCTCGATG GGGCAACTGGACCTTCTCAGGAGCAATGCAGGTCTCCTATATAGAATCAAAGAGTCTCAAAATGCAAG taaaatgaaaGGCTCTGACAATCAAGAGAAACTGGTTTACCAAATTATAGAAGATGCAGGCAACAAAG gtaTTTGGAGCAGAGACATTAGATACAAAAGTAATTTGCCTTTAACGGAGATCAACAAGATACTGAAAAACTTGGAAAGCAAGAAACTAATTAAAGCAGTTAAATCTGTGGCA GCATCCAAGAAGAAGGTGTATATGCTATATAACCTGCAGCCTGACCGGTCAGTGACTGGTGGGGCTTGGTACAGTGACCAAGACTTTGAGTCTGAATTTGTGGAGGTGTTAAATCaacaatgttttaaatttctacAGAGTAAG gCAGAAGCAGCTCGAGACAGCAAACAGAACCCCATGATACAGAGGAACAGCTCATTTGCCTCCTCCCATGAGGTGTGGAAATACATCTGTGAACTCGGTATCAGTAAG GTAGAGTTGTCAATGGAAGATATTGAAACCATTTTAAATACACTAATATATGATGGAAAAGTGGAGATGACTATTATTGCTGCAAAGGAAGGGACGGTAGGCAGTGTGGATGGACAGATGAAGTTGTACAGAGCCGTTAGTCCTCTCATACAACCCACTGGATTAGTCAGGACACCCTGTGGACTCTGCCCC GTTTTTGATGATTGCCATGAAGGTGGTGAGATTTCTCCATCAAACTGTATTTATATGACAGAGTGGCTGGAGTTTTGA